Proteins encoded in a region of the Rutidosis leptorrhynchoides isolate AG116_Rl617_1_P2 chromosome 9, CSIRO_AGI_Rlap_v1, whole genome shotgun sequence genome:
- the LOC139867442 gene encoding NEDD8-conjugating enzyme Ubc12-like: MIKLFKVKEKQRELAENSNGKPPVKKQSAGELRLHKDISELNLPKTCTISFPNGKDDLMNFEVTIRPDDGYYLGGTFTFTFQISSIYPHEAPKVKCKTKVYHPNIDLDGNVCLNILREDWKPVLNINTIIYGLYHLFTEPNHEDPLNREAAAVLRDNPKMFESNVRRAMAGGYVGQTYFTRCI, translated from the exons ATGATTAAATTGTTTAAAGTCAAAGAGAAACAACGGGAACTTGCAGAAAATTCTAACGGGAAGCCTCCAGTTAAAAAACAAAGTGCAGGGGAATTGCGTCTTCACAAAG ACATAAGTGAACTAAATTTACCCAAGACTTGTACCATATCGTTCCCGAATGGAAAAGATGATCTCATGAACTTTGAAGTAACTATTCGGCCTGATGATGGATACTATTT AGGTGGTACCTTTACTTTTACCTTCCAGATTTCATCAATCTATCCACACGAGGCACCAAAAGTCAAATGCAAAACAAAG GTGTACCATCCCAACATCGACTTGGATGGAAACGTGTGCCTTAACATTCTACGTGAAGACTGGAAACCTGTCCTGAACATAAACACAATTATATATGGCTTGTATCATTTATTCACG GAGCCGAATCATGAGGATCCGTTGAACCGAGAAGCAGCTGCAGTGCTGAGAGACAACCCCAAGATGTTCGAGTCAAATGTGAGGCGAGCGATGGCGGGTGGGTATGTGGGCCAGACATATTTCACTAGGTGCATATAA